The Plasmodium vivax chromosome 13, whole genome shotgun sequence nucleotide sequence tgaccTCACAAGGGGCTTTCCAAATGGAGAGAAATACAGGACTCGTGTGAAGGACGCAGGGTGAGTAATCCTCCCACTGCCCTTGGCGTAGGTGGTGAAAGGTATATAGCCGCTTCTGTTCATGTATAATCAGGCccccacatgtgcatataagCACTTACACTCTTCGCAGATCACCCGCGGGGTGAGCGTTGCGGCAGGCATTTCACCCCAAACGCGTCTCACGCCTCACATATCACATATCACAGTGTGAACAGCCAGCAGGGAAAAACTGCCGCGTCAGCCAAAGTTTGCTCCGCGCTCCAAAGATGGCTCATACACACGTCCACGTAGAGACGTAAAAGTAGATTTACACCTACCCCATATGCCATTCTTAACCCATCATCGTGGCGCCGTTGAGTGAAACATGCCCACAGAGAATGGTAGGCGACGCGTTACAAATTTGAAAGAGAAAGTGTTTATTGTCTTGCGCGGCATGCAACGTGGGACGCCCTTTTGAGTGTTCACCCGTGGCgcgcttcttctttttttcctccccccccgggggaacTACCCAGTCGAGGCACAGTTTGATCGGCGCGGAACTGTTCAGTGGcgagaaaataaaacgttttggaaaaataagtTCGCAAAGGTTCGCAAAGGTTCGCAAAAACTCGCAgcatttttatacaattaaaaaaggggcatcGCTGACGCGGCGTGACAACattgcaggggggggaagcgcggACGGGCGCGCATCCCCTGAGCACAGActggaaaaaagggaacaattGCCAAGTGGGCCACGCGGCTACAATAATACATTTGGAAGCACCGACGCGCGAAAAGGGTGCCAGCTGGCGCGGCGCGCGTGCATCAAATAGGGGGGCGCTCCGTCGCTGACTAATGggttaaatgaaaaaaaaaaaaaaaataataataataataaataataaataataaataataaataataaataagcaTCACCTCCAAATGGGGTAAAAAAGGCCTCATAAAAATTGGCCAAAAAATGCCTCTTCAAATTGACCAAATCGCCTCCTCCAAATGGCCAAAAGGCCTCTCCCCACGCGCCGCTCAAATAGCGTCGATGTCgatttcctcctcgtcgccCGTGTAGTTGATCCCATCCTTGGCAtccaaaaatatttcatccTCATACTTCTCACTCTTAGAATCTTCAAACGCCTTATCGTTATCATTCGCAGCTGCGTTGTTGGGAGCCCCACCAGCCCCGTTGTGGGTTTCCCTACTCTTATCATCATTATTTCGCAAAGACTTAACTTTGTAGCTGGTCAGGTTGCTATTGACTGGGTTACTAACTTGGctgtcttcctcctccgacTCATCCTCATCTGATTCGTTTTCCTTCAGCCAACTAACGAAATGTTTGGCCATACATTTGCATTTATTGTAGCACTCCACgtagtatttatttttctcatcgAGGCTCTCGGAGCTGTTACTCCTTTCGAAGAGGGCCGTCGCAGAGGTGCTAACTTCATACCGTTTGATGATATCCTTGCTTTCGAAAACGTCATTGTTGTAGAGAACTTGTAAAATGTAGGGGTAAATAATGAGTGCGTTTTTGGCCACCTTATTGACGTAGTACTCCAGGGCGAGGAAAATATCCGTCACTGTAACGGACGTATCGTTTACCTTCTTCACATATTTGATATACTTTTCTAACAGCTCTTTGGTGATCTGATTGTCAAACAGTGCGGagaggcaaataaaaattctaCACTTGGAGTCGAAGCTTTGAGACACCTGCAGCACACGAAGTTCCTCGCAAAAATCGTTGTCACTTATATTTGGGAAGGTTACAAATAGGGTCCTCAACCGATCAATAACTTCCTTAATTTCTACGctatcaaaatggagagatTCTTTTTCCAATACAAAATTGTCTTccactttgtttttctttttatcttttttttttgattttttatcctttttaatgtttcCATTATTTGTTGGGTTACTTCTATCTGTATCGATTCCATCCGAACTATCGTAGTCTCCTCCTGAGTGTAGAATTCCATTTCTcgtttcttcatttttgtctcCCTTTTCTGCTACCCCTCCTTTGTCACTCTTcccctttccatttttctccacctttttctctttcgttt carries:
- a CDS encoding eukaryotic translation initiation factor 5, putative (encoded by transcript PVX_084370A); protein product: MSYINIPRDRNDPNYRYKMPKLISKIEGRGNGIRTNIANMGEIARSLKRPPMYPTKFFGCELGTMVKFEENEEKAIVNGAHKENDLVNILDKFIEMYVLCPHCLLPETDIIVKKGFLICKCNACGNIGELNNSHKIATYMIKNPPQISTLGSKKKKTKEKKVEKNGKGKSDKGGVAEKGDKNEETRNGILHSGGDYDSSDGIDTDRSNPTNNGNIKKDKKSKKKDKKKNKVEDNFVLEKESLHFDSVEIKEVIDRLRTLFVTFPNISDNDFCEELRVLQVSQSFDSKCRIFICLSALFDNQITKELLEKYIKYVKKVNDTSVTVTDIFLALEYYVNKVAKNALIIYPYILQVLYNNDVFESKDIIKRYEVSTSATALFERSNSSESLDEKNKYYVECYNKCKCMAKHFVSWLKENESDEDESEEEDSQVSNPVNSNLTSYKVKSLRNNDDKSRETHNGAGGAPNNAAANDNDKAFEDSKSEKYEDEIFLDAKDGINYTGDEEEIDIDAI